Proteins encoded within one genomic window of Flavobacterium oreochromis:
- a CDS encoding tRNA lysidine(34) synthetase TilS C-terminal domain-containing protein, giving the protein MSNYKAYLYEWLKSYGFHDWNAIYDLIENQSGKQIFSEKYRLVKNRNNLILTTKLNNVSTEFLISDEIDFIENPIKLHFCNSGYNMTPTKSSIFVDKETLKFPLKLRKWQEGDYFYPSGMKGKKR; this is encoded by the coding sequence TTGTCTAATTATAAAGCCTATTTATATGAATGGCTTAAATCTTACGGTTTCCATGATTGGAATGCTATTTACGATTTAATAGAAAATCAGTCTGGTAAACAAATTTTTTCAGAAAAATATCGACTAGTAAAAAATCGCAACAACCTTATTCTTACTACAAAATTAAATAACGTTTCTACTGAATTTCTTATTTCTGATGAAATTGATTTCATTGAAAATCCAATAAAATTGCATTTTTGTAACTCAGGTTACAATATGACACCTACTAAATCTTCTATTTTTGTAGATAAGGAAACGTTAAAATTTCCTTTAAAACTTAGAAAATGGCAAGAAGGTGATTATTTTTATCCTTCTGGAATGAAAGGTAAAAAAAGATAA
- the tilS gene encoding tRNA lysidine(34) synthetase TilS, with protein MSGGIDSIVLLNLFAKLDFHIAIAHCNFQLRGDESNQDEKFVQIESKKLKVRSFIRKFKTQEYANDNKLSIQQAARELRYNWFDELTKTEGFDYLLTAHHLDDSLETFLINFTRGTGIEGLTGIPEVNKNIIRPLLIFSREEITNYALINAINWREDSTNASDKYFRNKIRHQVVPILKELNINFLSSFQNTLKNLQQTESLAQDSIHNELNKIIIKKKMKFILTF; from the coding sequence ATCAGCGGAGGTATTGATAGCATTGTTTTATTAAATCTATTCGCAAAGTTAGACTTTCATATAGCTATTGCACATTGTAATTTTCAACTAAGAGGTGATGAAAGTAATCAAGATGAAAAATTTGTTCAGATTGAAAGTAAAAAACTAAAAGTTAGAAGTTTTATAAGAAAATTTAAAACTCAAGAATATGCTAATGATAATAAACTGTCTATTCAACAAGCAGCCCGTGAATTACGCTATAACTGGTTTGATGAATTAACAAAAACAGAAGGTTTTGATTATTTATTAACAGCTCATCACTTAGATGACTCATTAGAAACATTTTTAATTAATTTTACACGAGGCACAGGTATTGAAGGATTAACTGGAATTCCAGAAGTAAATAAGAACATCATACGTCCTCTACTAATTTTTTCTCGTGAAGAGATTACGAACTATGCACTCATAAATGCTATTAATTGGAGAGAGGATTCAACAAATGCTTCTGATAAATACTTTAGAAATAAGATTAGACATCAAGTAGTTCCTATCTTAAAAGAGTTAAATATTAACTTCTTAAGCTCATTTCAAAACACATTAAAAAATTTACAACAAACGGAATCACTCGCACAAGACTCAATTCATAACGAGTTAAATAAAATAATTATTAAAAAGAAAATGAAATTTATTTTGACATTTTAA
- a CDS encoding DinB family protein, translating to MLLPSLQYLFLRDLDKLKTEIESYSDETKLWKIDKNISNSAGNLCLHLIGNLNTYIGRTLGNTNYIRERDLEFSKKNIPKEELLHAIETTKKMIQSTLNKLDETDLEKTYPMEMNYPIKTTYHLLIHLTIHLSYHIGQINFHRRLLDS from the coding sequence ATGTTACTACCTTCTCTCCAATATCTCTTTCTAAGAGATTTAGATAAATTAAAAACTGAAATAGAATCTTATTCTGATGAAACTAAACTTTGGAAAATAGATAAAAACATTAGTAACTCTGCGGGGAATTTATGTTTACACCTAATAGGTAATTTAAATACTTATATTGGTCGTACTTTAGGGAATACAAATTATATACGCGAAAGAGATTTAGAGTTTTCAAAAAAAAACATTCCTAAAGAAGAACTTCTACACGCTATTGAAACAACTAAAAAAATGATTCAAAGTACGTTAAACAAATTAGATGAAACGGATTTAGAAAAAACATATCCTATGGAAATGAATTACCCTATAAAAACCACTTATCACCTTCTGATTCATTTAACAATTCACCTAAGTTATCATATAGGACAAATAAATTTCCATCGCAGACTACTTGATTCATAA
- a CDS encoding NAD(P)/FAD-dependent oxidoreductase translates to MNIPQSSKKRVVIIGGGFAGIALARKLRDKNFQVVLIDKHNHHTFQPLLYQVATGGLEAGSIAYPIRKVIQGCPDFYFRLTTVKEIDTNTQKVLSEIGDIYYDYLVIATGSKTNYFGNKEIERNSMSMKTIPQSLNIRSLILENFEEAVLTKDEIERNALMNFVLVGGGPTGVELAGALAEMKKVIFQKDYPDLDIQKMQIHLIQSGDRILNTMTEKSSVASEKFLKQLGVKIWKNVRVTNYDGRTITTNTDLVLDAATVIWTAGVQGACIHGLPEESVVERVERIRVNEFNQVKGFKNIFAIGDIASMEDEQYPQGHPMMAQPAIQQGCLLAENLVNIEENKSLKAFVYDDKGSMATIGRNLAVVDLPKYHFNGVFAWFVWMFVHLFSLIGFKNKAVVFLNWVYNYIRFDREGRLIIRPYKKKSFITFTSDEI, encoded by the coding sequence ATGAATATTCCACAAAGTTCTAAGAAGAGAGTTGTTATAATAGGTGGTGGTTTTGCCGGTATTGCTTTAGCCAGAAAACTAAGAGATAAAAATTTTCAGGTTGTATTAATTGATAAACATAATCATCATACTTTTCAACCTTTGTTATATCAAGTAGCTACGGGAGGATTGGAGGCTGGTTCTATAGCTTATCCTATTCGTAAAGTAATACAAGGCTGTCCTGATTTTTATTTTAGATTAACTACAGTAAAAGAAATAGATACTAATACTCAAAAAGTTTTATCAGAAATAGGAGATATATATTATGATTATTTAGTTATAGCTACTGGATCTAAAACTAATTATTTTGGTAATAAAGAAATTGAACGTAATTCAATGTCTATGAAAACGATTCCACAGTCGCTCAATATTCGTAGTTTAATTTTAGAGAATTTTGAAGAAGCTGTTCTAACAAAGGATGAAATAGAAAGAAATGCTTTAATGAATTTTGTTTTAGTAGGAGGAGGGCCAACAGGAGTCGAGTTAGCGGGGGCATTAGCAGAAATGAAAAAAGTAATTTTTCAAAAAGACTATCCAGATTTAGATATTCAGAAAATGCAAATTCATTTGATACAAAGTGGTGATCGAATTTTGAATACAATGACAGAGAAATCTTCGGTTGCTTCTGAAAAGTTTTTAAAACAATTAGGAGTTAAAATTTGGAAAAATGTGCGTGTAACAAATTACGACGGGCGAACCATTACGACTAATACAGATCTTGTTTTAGATGCTGCAACTGTTATTTGGACAGCAGGAGTTCAAGGAGCATGTATACATGGTTTGCCTGAAGAATCAGTTGTGGAAAGAGTAGAACGTATTAGAGTAAATGAGTTTAATCAAGTAAAAGGATTTAAAAATATTTTTGCAATAGGAGATATTGCTTCAATGGAAGATGAACAATATCCACAAGGACATCCTATGATGGCTCAACCAGCTATACAACAAGGTTGTTTATTAGCGGAAAATCTTGTAAATATAGAAGAAAATAAATCACTCAAAGCTTTTGTTTATGATGATAAAGGATCTATGGCAACTATTGGTAGAAATTTAGCGGTTGTAGATTTGCCAAAATATCATTTTAATGGGGTTTTTGCTTGGTTTGTTTGGATGTTTGTTCATTTATTTTCATTAATTGGTTTTAAAAATAAAGCAGTTGTTTTCTTAAATTGGGTATATAATTATATTCGATTTGATCGAGAAGGGCGTTTGATTATTCGTCCTTATAAAAAGAAAAGTTTCATTACCTTTACAAGTGATGAGATTTAA
- a CDS encoding DoxX family protein: METIKNLNKWANAHTYYSLDLLRIFVGIFLFMKGVSFMTNTLYYMQLTEPIKNLGGGMLIIHYVMAAHIVGGIMIVFGLLTRWSIIAQIPILLGAFLVNFIDQMNYSNLILSFLLLCICLFFLFYGSGKHSADYYFKMEQ; encoded by the coding sequence ATGGAAACAATAAAAAATTTAAATAAGTGGGCAAATGCGCATACTTATTATTCATTAGACTTATTAAGAATTTTTGTGGGTATTTTTTTATTTATGAAAGGAGTATCTTTTATGACTAACACTCTTTATTACATGCAATTAACGGAACCTATAAAAAATTTAGGTGGAGGAATGTTGATTATTCATTATGTTATGGCAGCTCATATAGTTGGTGGAATTATGATTGTATTTGGACTATTAACGAGATGGTCTATCATAGCACAAATACCGATCCTTTTAGGTGCATTCCTAGTTAATTTCATTGATCAAATGAATTATTCAAACCTAATACTTTCTTTTCTTTTATTATGTATTTGCCTCTTCTTTCTTTTTTATGGAAGCGGCAAACATTCAGCAGACTACTATTTTAAAATGGAACAATAA
- a CDS encoding M1 family metallopeptidase, with product MRKQLSLLLIFFGIQYHSAQLTIAKDHYTHRDSLQGGLRPERTCFDVQRYDLNIKINIEEKSITGYNDIHFKVNTPTSKIQIDLFENMQVDSIIHNAKKLDYKRDAIATFIHFPNKLLKGTEQKIRFYYSGKPVIAHRAPWDGGFIFTQDNNGTPWIATACQGFGASSWYPVKDSQSDEPDLGATIKIAVPNGLMNISNGRFLGSKDLKNGYTRWDWEVKNPINTYDITVNIGDYVLIEDHHKGLDLKYYVLRNNESKARKHFEEVKPMMDCFQSKFGEYPFKEDSYKLVETPYLGMEHQSAIAYGNKYKKGYQGRDLSGTGIGLLFDYITIHETGHEWFGNSITSKDIADMWIHEAFTMYSEVVFVECLYGYEKALDYCDGLRINIANDRPMIGDFGVNKEGSGDMYYKGANMLNTLRHVIGKEKWWNILLNFSKKYKKQIIEGKTVIDFFNKESKMNLTPIFNQYLKYTTIPILEIQEKEKKYEIRWITEEPNFEMPIELLIKNQKETILVTNKWKTIPFDIKKNK from the coding sequence ATGAGGAAACAACTATCATTATTGTTAATATTCTTTGGAATTCAATATCATTCAGCACAACTAACTATTGCAAAAGATCATTATACACATCGTGACTCTTTACAAGGAGGTTTACGACCAGAACGTACCTGCTTTGATGTACAACGTTATGATTTAAATATCAAAATCAATATTGAAGAAAAATCAATTACAGGCTATAATGACATTCATTTTAAAGTTAACACTCCTACTTCAAAAATTCAAATTGACTTATTTGAAAATATGCAAGTAGATAGCATCATTCACAATGCAAAAAAACTGGATTATAAACGTGATGCCATTGCTACATTTATTCATTTCCCTAATAAGCTTTTAAAAGGAACGGAGCAAAAAATTAGATTTTATTACTCAGGTAAGCCTGTAATTGCGCATCGTGCACCTTGGGATGGAGGATTTATCTTTACTCAAGATAATAATGGAACCCCTTGGATAGCTACTGCCTGCCAAGGATTTGGTGCAAGTTCTTGGTATCCTGTTAAAGATTCACAAAGTGATGAACCTGATTTAGGTGCTACTATAAAAATTGCTGTCCCTAATGGTTTAATGAATATATCCAATGGCCGTTTTTTAGGAAGTAAAGATCTCAAAAATGGATATACACGTTGGGATTGGGAAGTTAAAAATCCTATTAACACATACGACATAACCGTCAATATAGGTGATTATGTACTAATTGAAGATCATCATAAAGGGTTAGATTTAAAATATTATGTCCTTAGAAATAATGAGTCAAAAGCACGCAAACATTTTGAAGAAGTGAAACCTATGATGGATTGTTTCCAATCAAAGTTTGGCGAATATCCTTTTAAAGAAGACAGCTACAAATTAGTAGAAACGCCTTATTTAGGAATGGAGCATCAAAGTGCTATAGCGTATGGTAATAAATATAAAAAAGGATATCAAGGCAGAGATTTATCTGGTACAGGTATTGGTCTTTTATTTGATTATATAACTATACATGAAACAGGACATGAATGGTTTGGCAATAGCATAACCAGTAAAGATATTGCTGACATGTGGATACATGAAGCTTTTACTATGTATTCAGAAGTAGTCTTTGTAGAATGTTTATACGGATATGAAAAAGCACTAGATTATTGTGATGGTCTTCGTATAAATATTGCTAATGACCGACCGATGATAGGTGACTTTGGGGTAAACAAAGAAGGTAGTGGTGATATGTATTACAAAGGAGCCAATATGTTAAATACTCTTCGACATGTCATAGGAAAAGAAAAATGGTGGAATATTTTATTAAATTTTTCTAAAAAGTATAAAAAACAAATTATAGAAGGAAAAACAGTTATTGATTTTTTTAATAAAGAATCAAAAATGAATCTAACTCCAATATTTAATCAGTATTTAAAATATACAACTATTCCGATCCTAGAAATTCAGGAAAAAGAAAAAAAATATGAGATTAGATGGATTACTGAAGAACCTAATTTTGAAATGCCGATTGAATTATTAATAAAGAACCAAAAAGAAACTATTTTAGTTACTAATAAATGGAAAACCATCCCTTTTGATATAAAAAAAAATAAGTGA
- a CDS encoding acyl-CoA carboxylase subunit beta produces MDLNFNKNEDHNRLLLSELKQRLAKVKLGGGEKRIAKLHAEGKMTARERIDYLLDKDTNSIEIGAFVGEGMYQEHGGCPSGGVVIKIGYIQGKQCIVVANDATVKAGAWFPITAKKNLRAQEIAMENRLPIIYLVDSAGVYLPMQDEIFPDKEHFGRIFRNNALMSSMGITQIAAVMGSCVAGGAYLPIMSDEALIVDKTGSIFLAGSYLVKAAIGETIDNETLGGATTHCEISGVTDFKAKDDKDALDRIKNIVGKMGDFNKAGYNRIKPEKPTLDPNEIFGILPKSRAEQYDMMEIIKRLVDNSEFDEYKAGYGQTIITGYARIDGWAVGIVANQRLIAKTTGAKTKPSEMQFGGVIYSDSADKATRFIANCNQKKIPLVFMHDVTGFMVGSKSEHGGIIKDGAKMVNAVSNSVVPKFTIVIGNSYGAGNYAMCGKAYDPRLIFAWPSAELAVMGGAQAAKVLMQIEAASLKAKGEEITPEKEEELFNKIKSRYDEQVSPYYSASRLWTDAIVDPLETRTWISMGIEAANHAPIEKPFNLGVIQV; encoded by the coding sequence ATGGATTTAAACTTCAACAAAAACGAAGATCATAACAGACTTTTATTATCTGAATTAAAGCAACGTTTAGCAAAAGTAAAACTAGGAGGAGGAGAAAAGCGTATTGCTAAACTTCATGCTGAAGGCAAAATGACTGCACGAGAAAGAATAGATTACTTATTAGATAAAGATACTAACTCAATTGAAATAGGAGCTTTTGTAGGAGAAGGTATGTACCAAGAACATGGGGGCTGTCCTTCTGGAGGAGTTGTAATAAAAATAGGATATATACAAGGAAAACAATGTATAGTAGTAGCTAATGATGCAACGGTAAAAGCAGGTGCATGGTTTCCTATTACAGCTAAAAAGAATTTACGTGCACAAGAAATAGCAATGGAAAATAGACTTCCTATTATTTATCTTGTAGACTCCGCTGGTGTTTATTTACCTATGCAAGATGAAATTTTCCCAGATAAAGAACATTTTGGTCGTATATTCCGTAACAATGCTTTAATGAGCAGTATGGGAATCACGCAAATAGCTGCCGTTATGGGCAGCTGTGTTGCTGGTGGTGCTTACTTACCTATTATGAGTGACGAAGCACTTATTGTAGATAAAACAGGTAGCATATTTTTAGCTGGCAGCTATTTAGTAAAAGCAGCTATTGGTGAAACTATTGACAACGAAACTTTAGGAGGTGCTACAACCCATTGTGAAATCTCAGGTGTAACTGACTTTAAAGCTAAAGATGATAAAGATGCACTAGATCGCATCAAAAACATAGTAGGTAAAATGGGTGATTTTAATAAAGCAGGATATAACCGAATCAAACCTGAAAAACCAACTTTAGATCCAAATGAAATATTTGGTATTTTACCAAAATCACGTGCTGAACAATATGACATGATGGAAATTATCAAACGCTTAGTTGACAACTCTGAATTTGATGAATATAAAGCTGGTTATGGCCAAACTATCATCACAGGATATGCTCGTATTGATGGATGGGCAGTAGGAATTGTTGCTAATCAACGCTTAATTGCTAAAACAACAGGAGCCAAAACGAAACCAAGTGAAATGCAATTTGGAGGCGTTATTTATTCTGATAGTGCTGACAAAGCAACTCGCTTTATTGCTAATTGTAATCAGAAGAAAATTCCTTTAGTATTCATGCACGATGTAACTGGTTTTATGGTAGGCTCTAAATCAGAGCATGGAGGAATTATCAAAGATGGCGCAAAAATGGTAAATGCTGTTTCTAATTCAGTTGTACCAAAATTTACTATAGTAATAGGAAATTCTTATGGAGCTGGTAATTATGCTATGTGTGGAAAAGCTTATGATCCACGATTAATATTTGCTTGGCCTAGTGCTGAATTAGCGGTAATGGGAGGAGCACAAGCTGCTAAAGTATTAATGCAGATAGAAGCTGCTTCTCTAAAAGCTAAAGGAGAAGAAATTACGCCTGAAAAAGAAGAAGAATTATTTAACAAAATCAAATCTCGTTACGACGAACAAGTTTCTCCGTACTATTCTGCCTCTCGTCTATGGACTGATGCTATTGTAGACCCATTAGAAACACGTACTTGGATTTCTATGGGAATAGAAGCGGCTAATCACGCTCCTATAGAAAAACCTTTTAATTTAGGAGTTATCCAAGTTTAA
- a CDS encoding DUF47 domain-containing protein, whose translation MAFRDVLKFFSPKDTTFYPLFNKATADLLALSENLHEAVNIGKSEMENRTNYYKQVEQLVADIESVNHKMNIELSRNFITPFDREDIHMLITTITDVANNIYTASNRMNLYNVVKINKSIRKLTEITLEACTHINSAVLELKDLKNLDKINSAVKKINKLESKADLVFDKAVAELFENETDAINIIKYKEVLYALHKATDKCKDVSRTLEAISVKHA comes from the coding sequence ATGGCATTTAGAGACGTATTAAAATTCTTTTCACCAAAGGACACTACTTTTTATCCTTTATTTAATAAAGCAACAGCAGATTTACTTGCTTTATCAGAAAATTTACATGAAGCTGTAAATATAGGGAAAAGCGAAATGGAAAATAGAACTAATTACTACAAACAAGTAGAACAGTTAGTTGCTGATATTGAAAGTGTAAATCATAAAATGAATATCGAATTAAGTAGAAACTTTATTACTCCTTTTGATCGTGAGGATATTCATATGTTAATTACAACTATTACAGATGTAGCTAATAATATTTATACGGCTTCTAATCGTATGAACTTGTATAACGTAGTTAAGATTAATAAGTCTATTCGTAAATTAACTGAAATTACTTTAGAAGCTTGTACTCATATTAACAGTGCAGTATTGGAATTAAAAGATTTAAAAAATTTAGATAAAATTAACAGTGCTGTTAAAAAAATTAATAAGCTAGAAAGCAAAGCAGATTTAGTGTTTGATAAAGCTGTAGCAGAATTGTTTGAAAATGAAACAGATGCTATAAATATTATAAAATATAAAGAAGTATTATATGCTTTGCATAAAGCAACAGATAAGTGTAAAGATGTATCTAGAACTTTAGAAGCAATTTCTGTTAAACACGCTTAA
- a CDS encoding DUF2490 domain-containing protein, which translates to MKKNLLALLFALITANIFAQNDEHLSGFSALSLTYKFNKKWYAYGELQSRSLADFETVDYYEVKGGTGININSSNQAF; encoded by the coding sequence ATGAAAAAAAATCTTTTAGCTTTGTTATTTGCCCTTATAACAGCAAATATTTTTGCGCAGAATGATGAGCATTTATCTGGGTTTTCTGCTCTTTCATTGACCTATAAATTTAATAAAAAATGGTATGCTTATGGAGAATTACAATCTCGCTCATTAGCTGATTTTGAAACAGTAGATTATTATGAAGTAAAAGGGGGTACAGGAATTAATATTAATTCAAGTAATCAAGCTTTTTAG
- a CDS encoding DUF2490 domain-containing protein translates to MSNEELRFWLQYTYNKSFGRVKFENRIRVEKRLFHNPITDVDSNTERYRYRLNLIVPINNKKVDANTFFVNAYDELFLGPENPTINKNRIYAGGGYQVSKSFGVSLGYLFQRDFGVKSNANLHFAFCGLNFTIDRSNSTPIQVPTPDHD, encoded by the coding sequence ATTTCAAATGAAGAATTACGTTTTTGGTTACAGTATACCTATAATAAATCATTTGGACGCGTAAAATTTGAAAATAGAATAAGGGTTGAAAAAAGACTTTTTCATAATCCTATTACAGATGTTGATAGTAATACAGAACGCTATAGATATCGTTTAAATCTTATTGTGCCAATTAATAATAAAAAAGTTGATGCAAATACTTTTTTTGTTAATGCGTATGATGAATTATTTTTAGGACCTGAAAATCCAACTATTAATAAAAATAGAATATATGCGGGTGGAGGGTATCAAGTTTCTAAATCTTTTGGAGTGTCTTTAGGGTATTTATTTCAAAGAGATTTTGGTGTTAAGTCTAATGCAAATTTACATTTTGCTTTTTGTGGTTTAAATTTTACAATTGATAGATCAAATAGCACTCCAATACAAGTTCCAACTCCAGATCATGATTAG
- a CDS encoding carboxypeptidase-like regulatory domain-containing protein, whose amino-acid sequence MRYFIFIFLCFFASSTWGQETTVKGTIINSNTLAPIWNVNIVNTNKVRGAISDAKGNFEIIADLNDNLLISCLGFQSIEIRVTNDWIKNQNFRIKLTEKAYALEEIVIPPYELTGYLEVDSKLIPERENYWYSIAGLTKRYEGGENSPNAFNRVIGSLFNPADALYNFFGKKPTELKKLKELRKDDNLRNILQNRYDRQTIYLMFGINEKELNEILERCNYSDTFMKTANDLQILDAINGCYEEYKILKKK is encoded by the coding sequence ATGAGATATTTTATATTTATATTTTTATGTTTTTTTGCTTCTTCTACTTGGGGACAAGAAACTACTGTAAAAGGAACTATTATCAACAGCAATACCTTAGCTCCTATTTGGAATGTTAATATTGTTAACACAAATAAAGTTCGCGGTGCTATATCAGATGCCAAAGGCAATTTTGAAATTATAGCTGATCTAAATGATAATTTACTCATTTCTTGCTTAGGCTTTCAATCCATTGAAATAAGAGTTACTAATGATTGGATAAAAAATCAAAATTTCAGAATAAAATTAACTGAAAAAGCTTACGCTTTAGAAGAAATTGTAATTCCTCCTTATGAACTGACAGGTTATTTAGAAGTTGATTCTAAATTAATTCCTGAAAGAGAAAATTATTGGTATTCAATAGCTGGTCTTACCAAACGATATGAAGGGGGTGAAAATTCGCCTAATGCTTTTAACAGAGTCATTGGCTCTTTATTTAATCCTGCTGATGCACTTTATAATTTTTTTGGAAAAAAACCTACTGAACTCAAAAAATTAAAAGAATTACGCAAAGATGATAACTTAAGAAATATATTACAAAATCGTTATGATCGTCAAACCATTTATTTAATGTTTGGAATAAATGAAAAAGAGTTAAACGAAATTCTAGAACGTTGTAATTATTCTGACACATTTATGAAAACAGCCAATGATCTTCAAATTTTAGATGCTATCAACGGTTGCTATGAGGAATATAAAATACTTAAGAAAAAATAA
- a CDS encoding DUF1456 family protein has translation MTNNDIFKKLRVALQLRDDQIVEILELVDFRASKAELGNIFRNEDHPKYMECGDQILRNFLNGLIIYLRGSKETPKNPLDVLNINKQNIEKFQSEKKQIEKKTVNKTLKPADKQPYFKKNTKNSNPIFEPVRFKNGKKKD, from the coding sequence ATGACCAACAACGACATATTTAAAAAATTAAGAGTTGCATTACAACTTAGAGACGATCAAATAGTAGAAATTCTTGAATTAGTAGACTTTAGAGCTTCAAAGGCTGAATTGGGTAATATTTTTCGTAATGAAGACCATCCTAAATATATGGAATGTGGTGATCAAATATTACGCAATTTTCTAAACGGTTTAATTATTTATTTAAGAGGAAGTAAAGAAACTCCTAAAAATCCTTTAGATGTTTTGAATATTAATAAACAAAACATTGAAAAATTTCAATCTGAAAAAAAACAAATTGAAAAAAAGACAGTTAATAAAACTTTAAAACCAGCTGACAAACAACCTTATTTTAAAAAAAACACTAAAAATTCAAATCCTATATTCGAACCCGTTCGTTTTAAAAATGGTAAGAAAAAAGACTAA
- a CDS encoding TerB family tellurite resistance protein, which yields MNTQEEKINLLQEMIAFAVVDGELHDREYDFLWIVAQELGVDKATFLNLFTLKGERQILKDEFQRILQFYRLALLMHCDGILHSKEKERICEIGINMGLNPGAMKKVLYLMEKSPSKMLEAEVVIGAFEEQLN from the coding sequence ATGAATACCCAAGAAGAAAAGATTAATTTATTACAAGAGATGATTGCGTTTGCTGTTGTAGATGGAGAATTGCATGATAGAGAATATGATTTTCTTTGGATAGTAGCACAAGAATTAGGGGTGGATAAAGCTACTTTTTTAAATTTGTTTACTTTGAAAGGAGAACGACAGATATTGAAAGATGAATTTCAACGTATTTTGCAATTTTATAGATTAGCTTTATTAATGCATTGTGATGGTATTTTGCATAGTAAAGAGAAAGAAAGGATATGTGAAATAGGAATTAATATGGGGTTAAATCCTGGTGCTATGAAAAAGGTACTTTACTTAATGGAGAAATCACCCAGCAAGATGTTAGAAGCAGAAGTAGTCATAGGTGCTTTTGAAGAGCAATTGAACTAA
- a CDS encoding MBL fold metallo-hydrolase has protein sequence MKIYFLGTGTSQGIPVIGSDHPVCLSEDIRDKRLRVSVWIQWDHYSFIIDCGPDFRQQMLLSKCPKIDAIFFTHEHADHTAGLDDIRPFFFKQGNIPIYGHQRVLRNLEKRFDYIFQTVNKYPGAPSVDENIVLKEELIKIGDKEIEPINVWHGNLQTFGYRFDRFAYLTDVKSIEQDELKKLLGLDVLVVNALREEPHETHFNLEEALALIEKVKPKRAYLTHISHLFGFHKEIETKLPENVRVAYDNLQITI, from the coding sequence TTGAAAATATATTTTTTAGGTACCGGAACCTCACAAGGAATTCCCGTTATAGGGAGTGATCATCCTGTTTGTTTAAGTGAGGATATAAGAGATAAGCGTTTACGTGTTTCTGTTTGGATTCAATGGGATCATTATTCATTTATAATAGATTGTGGGCCTGATTTTAGACAACAGATGCTTTTGTCGAAATGCCCCAAAATTGATGCCATTTTTTTTACACATGAACATGCAGATCATACAGCTGGATTAGATGATATACGTCCCTTCTTTTTTAAACAAGGAAATATTCCTATTTATGGACATCAACGCGTTTTGAGAAATTTAGAAAAAAGATTTGATTACATATTTCAAACTGTGAACAAATATCCTGGAGCTCCTAGTGTAGACGAAAATATTGTCTTAAAAGAAGAATTAATAAAAATTGGGGATAAAGAAATAGAACCAATAAATGTTTGGCATGGGAATTTACAAACTTTTGGATATCGTTTCGATCGTTTTGCTTATCTTACAGATGTTAAGAGTATTGAACAAGATGAATTAAAGAAACTTTTAGGATTAGATGTTTTAGTAGTTAATGCGTTAAGAGAAGAACCACATGAAACTCATTTTAATCTAGAAGAAGCATTAGCATTAATAGAAAAAGTAAAGCCTAAAAGAGCTTATTTAACACATATAAGTCATTTGTTTGGATTTCATAAAGAAATTGAAACAAAATTACCAGAAAATGTAAGGGTAGCTTATGATAATTTGCAAATAACTATATAA